In one Trichlorobacter lovleyi SZ genomic region, the following are encoded:
- the rpmF gene encoding 50S ribosomal protein L32, giving the protein MAVPKKKTSKSRKNMRRAHDFLTAPSLSVCPQCKSPKMPHRACPSCGTYKGKEVAGAAKQA; this is encoded by the coding sequence ATGGCAGTACCCAAGAAGAAAACATCCAAATCACGTAAGAATATGCGTCGGGCCCATGATTTCCTGACCGCCCCCAGCCTGTCGGTCTGCCCACAATGCAAATCCCCTAAAATGCCGCACCGCGCCTGTCCTTCCTGCGGAACCTACAAGGGTAAGGAAGTAGCCGGGGCTGCAAAACAGGCCTGA
- the fabF gene encoding beta-ketoacyl-ACP synthase II yields the protein MRRVVVTGVGAVSPLGTGNQKNWDGLINGRSGIDYITRFDASSLPVKIAGEVKDFDAEQFIDKKEIKKMDLFIQYAMAAAHFAMEDSGLQITEENAEQVGVLVGAGLGGLPTIEKYHTALLEGGYKKISPFFIPMLIINLAPGHISIKYGAKGPNLSSVSACATGTHSIGDAYHMIARGDADAMIAGGTESTVTPLGIGGFAVMKALSDRNDEPQRASRPFDKGRNGFILGEGAGIVVLEEYEAAKKRGAKIYAEVVGYGLTGDAYHMTAPADGGEGAARCMKMALRNAGVNPEQVGYINAHGTSTPFNDLNESLAIKSVFGDHAYKLMVSSTKSMTGHLLGAAGGLEAVISCMVLDKNIIPPTINYEEPDPACDLDYVPNKAREAKVDYVMSNSLGFGGTNATLLFKRV from the coding sequence ATGAGAAGAGTCGTCGTTACCGGTGTGGGCGCCGTTTCCCCCTTGGGGACCGGCAATCAGAAAAACTGGGATGGCCTGATTAACGGCCGCTCCGGCATTGACTATATCACCCGATTTGATGCCAGTTCCCTTCCGGTCAAAATAGCCGGAGAGGTCAAGGATTTTGACGCCGAGCAGTTTATTGATAAAAAAGAGATCAAAAAGATGGATCTCTTTATTCAGTATGCCATGGCTGCAGCCCACTTTGCCATGGAGGACTCCGGTCTGCAGATTACTGAAGAAAATGCCGAGCAGGTCGGTGTCTTGGTCGGTGCCGGTCTGGGTGGCCTGCCCACCATCGAAAAGTATCATACGGCACTGCTTGAAGGGGGCTACAAGAAGATTTCGCCCTTCTTCATCCCGATGCTGATTATCAACCTGGCTCCCGGCCATATTTCAATCAAATATGGCGCCAAAGGCCCGAACCTCTCTTCTGTGTCTGCCTGCGCTACCGGTACCCACTCGATTGGTGATGCCTACCATATGATTGCCCGTGGCGATGCGGATGCCATGATTGCCGGCGGAACCGAGTCTACGGTTACACCACTGGGAATCGGCGGCTTTGCGGTGATGAAGGCGCTCTCTGATCGCAATGACGAACCGCAACGTGCTTCCCGTCCATTTGACAAGGGCCGTAACGGCTTTATCCTTGGCGAAGGGGCTGGTATTGTGGTGCTTGAGGAGTATGAAGCAGCCAAAAAACGTGGGGCAAAGATCTATGCCGAGGTTGTTGGTTATGGCCTGACCGGTGATGCCTACCATATGACCGCGCCTGCTGATGGCGGAGAGGGCGCTGCCCGCTGCATGAAGATGGCCCTCAGGAATGCAGGCGTAAACCCTGAGCAGGTTGGCTATATCAATGCGCACGGCACCTCTACCCCCTTTAATGACCTGAATGAATCTCTGGCTATCAAATCGGTCTTTGGTGATCATGCCTACAAACTGATGGTTTCTTCCACCAAGTCCATGACCGGCCACCTGCTGGGTGCTGCCGGTGGTCTTGAGGCGGTAATCAGTTGTATGGTGCTGGATAAGAATATTATTCCCCCCACCATTAACTACGAGGAGCCTGATCCGGCCTGTGATCTTGACTACGTGCCCAACAAGGCCCGTGAAGCCAAGGTGGATTATGTCATGAGCAACTCGCTGGGCTTTGGCGGCACCAACGCCACCCTGCTGTTCAAGCGGGTGTAG
- a CDS encoding beta-ketoacyl-ACP synthase III has product MLRARITGTGSAVPDKVLTNHDLEKLVDTNDEWITTRTGIKQRRIAAENEYTSTFATLAARRALAMAGVSPEELDLIILGTVTPDFPFPATACIVQQELGAHHAAAFDLSAACSGFIYGLNMAEAYIKSGMARKVLVMGAEVLTRIVDFTDRNTCILFGDGAGAVIVEADSGGQGILSSHIFTNGAHWGLLYQPGCGGRNPATGPTTYSDKLYYLRMEGNEVFKHAVRAMGDAAVAALEHNSVTADDVSLLIPHQANRRIIEATGKRVGIPEDRIFVNLHKYGNTSSASIPLALDEANREGRLKSGDLVLLDAFGGGFTYGSVLLRW; this is encoded by the coding sequence ATGCTGCGCGCCCGCATCACGGGAACCGGTTCTGCTGTTCCCGACAAAGTTCTCACCAACCACGACCTTGAAAAACTGGTTGATACCAATGATGAATGGATCACCACCAGAACCGGCATAAAACAACGTCGTATTGCTGCCGAGAACGAATATACTTCCACTTTTGCCACACTGGCGGCACGCCGGGCTCTTGCAATGGCCGGTGTTTCGCCTGAAGAGCTTGACCTGATTATCCTGGGTACCGTCACACCTGATTTTCCGTTTCCTGCCACCGCCTGTATTGTTCAGCAAGAGCTTGGCGCCCACCATGCTGCGGCATTTGATCTGTCAGCTGCCTGTTCTGGTTTCATTTACGGACTGAATATGGCAGAGGCGTATATCAAGAGTGGTATGGCTCGCAAGGTACTGGTGATGGGAGCCGAGGTGTTAACCCGTATTGTGGACTTCACGGACCGTAATACCTGTATCCTGTTTGGTGACGGGGCAGGTGCCGTTATTGTTGAAGCCGATAGTGGCGGGCAGGGCATTCTCTCCAGCCATATCTTTACCAATGGCGCCCACTGGGGCTTGCTGTACCAGCCAGGTTGCGGCGGCAGAAATCCTGCCACCGGGCCAACCACCTATAGTGACAAACTGTATTACCTGAGAATGGAAGGTAATGAGGTTTTCAAGCATGCGGTGCGTGCCATGGGTGATGCAGCCGTTGCCGCACTTGAACACAACTCGGTCACTGCCGATGATGTGTCACTCCTGATTCCCCATCAAGCCAATCGCCGCATTATTGAGGCCACAGGCAAGCGGGTTGGCATTCCTGAAGACCGGATCTTTGTCAATCTGCACAAATACGGCAACACCTCTTCTGCCTCCATCCCTTTGGCTCTGGATGAGGCCAACCGGGAGGGCCGCCTGAAATCCGGCGACCTGGTGTTACTGGATGCCTTTGGTGGTGGCTTTACCTATGGCTCGGTATTGTTAAGGTGGTAA
- the plsX gene encoding phosphate acyltransferase PlsX — translation MRVAVDAMGGDNAPAIEVEGAVAASRQYGIPIILVGDEDRLRQELDHHAASGLDITIHHASEVVGMHDSASDAVRKKRNSSVRLAFELVKDGQACAAVSAGNSGATMAAGMFVLKRISGIERPAIAQVFPTLEGKTLVLDVGGNVDCKASHLVQFAIMGQVYAKHALGIPNPRIGLLSNGEEDSKGNELTRETNAILRQTSLNYAGYVEGRDIFKGTVEVVVCDGFVGNVVLKLSEGLAEATGTMLKREIMGDMIAKMGYLFMRGAFKRFKKTVDYAEYGGAPLIGINGVGMICHGGSNAKAIKNAIRFAHDYATSGVTQRIAEKLSENYGALFPRTGQSVPPVS, via the coding sequence ATGAGAGTTGCTGTTGATGCCATGGGAGGTGACAACGCCCCGGCCATTGAGGTTGAGGGTGCTGTTGCCGCGTCCCGTCAATACGGTATTCCCATTATCCTGGTCGGGGATGAGGATCGTCTACGCCAGGAGCTTGATCATCATGCTGCATCAGGATTGGACATCACCATTCACCATGCCAGCGAGGTGGTGGGGATGCATGACTCTGCCTCTGATGCGGTACGCAAGAAGCGTAACTCGTCAGTTCGGCTCGCCTTTGAACTGGTAAAGGATGGACAGGCCTGTGCTGCGGTCAGCGCCGGCAACTCCGGTGCCACCATGGCTGCCGGCATGTTTGTCCTGAAGCGGATTAGCGGCATTGAACGGCCAGCCATAGCCCAGGTCTTCCCAACCCTTGAAGGCAAGACCTTGGTGCTGGATGTGGGGGGGAATGTTGATTGCAAGGCTTCCCATCTGGTGCAGTTTGCCATAATGGGGCAGGTCTATGCCAAGCATGCCTTGGGTATCCCCAACCCCCGCATCGGACTGCTTTCCAATGGCGAGGAAGATTCCAAAGGCAATGAACTGACCCGCGAAACCAATGCTATTCTCCGTCAAACATCACTCAATTACGCCGGTTATGTGGAAGGTCGCGATATCTTCAAAGGCACGGTTGAGGTGGTGGTTTGTGATGGTTTTGTAGGAAATGTTGTCCTCAAGCTTTCTGAAGGTCTGGCTGAGGCTACCGGTACCATGCTCAAACGTGAAATCATGGGAGACATGATCGCCAAAATGGGCTATCTGTTTATGCGTGGAGCCTTTAAGCGCTTTAAAAAGACCGTTGATTACGCCGAGTATGGCGGCGCACCCTTGATCGGTATTAACGGTGTCGGCATGATCTGCCATGGCGGATCAAATGCCAAAGCGATCAAGAACGCCATCCGCTTTGCCCATGATTATGCAACCAGCGGTGTAACGCAACGTATTGCCGAGAAACTGTCTGAGAATTACGGGGCACTGTTTCCACGCACCGGTCAATCCGTACCACCAGTGTCCTGA
- the rnc gene encoding ribonuclease III has protein sequence MSPFPKLILGHSFINQRLLQQALTHPSYLNEARQEGAADYQRLEFLGDAVLGFLLADLLCQHFPALPEGDLSRLRSSLVDQPRLARLAVDAGIPPLILMGKGAEREGGRTNPSILADVFEALLGAIHCDAGFAAVQQVVKHIYAPLVNAIAAGTPAHHDAKSELQELLAARKQAAPVYNLVDQQGPDHDRLFCIEVSVDGMPLGQGQGRSKKAAQQSAAESALARLRS, from the coding sequence ATGTCACCTTTCCCAAAACTGATACTGGGCCACAGCTTCATCAACCAGCGCCTGTTGCAACAGGCGCTGACTCATCCTTCATACCTGAATGAGGCCCGCCAGGAAGGTGCTGCTGATTATCAGCGACTCGAGTTTCTGGGGGATGCTGTATTGGGTTTTTTACTGGCAGACCTGCTCTGTCAGCACTTCCCCGCTCTGCCGGAAGGAGACCTGTCCCGTTTGCGATCTTCATTGGTTGATCAACCCCGTTTAGCCAGGCTTGCTGTTGATGCCGGGATCCCTCCGCTGATCCTGATGGGAAAAGGTGCCGAGCGGGAAGGGGGGCGTACCAACCCCTCCATCCTTGCCGATGTATTTGAGGCCCTGCTCGGCGCTATCCACTGCGATGCCGGATTTGCTGCGGTACAGCAGGTCGTCAAGCATATCTACGCTCCACTGGTAAACGCCATAGCAGCTGGTACTCCAGCACATCATGACGCCAAAAGCGAACTGCAGGAACTACTGGCAGCCCGGAAACAAGCTGCTCCGGTCTATAATCTGGTTGATCAGCAGGGACCTGATCATGATCGCCTTTTCTGCATAGAGGTGTCGGTTGACGGCATGCCGCTGGGGCAGGGGCAGGGGCGCAGCAAGAAGGCGGCCCAGCAGTCGGCGGCAGAGTCAGCTCTGGCCCGCTTGCGGAGTTAA
- a CDS encoding elongator complex protein 3, translating into MRPLIIPFFIPHAGCPHTCLFCNQHMISGAQQSVPSARQISETVQQWLGRSPNRAAEVAFYGGSFTLLPRKQQEQLLEAVQPLLEQQKIRNIRISTRPDALDEAVLAFLAGHKVTTIEVGVQSLDDLVLLQSNRGHTAADSMAAIQRVRSAGFQVGAQLLPGLPGDTRAKALASVQGVIAAGAQFVRIYPAVVLSGTALADQYRAGHYQPPDLAQGVKNCARMLHLCLQAGIPVIRIGLQAEEGLSAEGAILAGCWHPALGQLVKAQLYHDLVLTLAEHFKSFDGLQLACPPDRLSEVQGHARSNLQRWQQAGLPVDRILTDPGLNHDQICLQNLQQKSIGSIITTDIYKESLNAQGITGFSGKAAGRPQPLWL; encoded by the coding sequence ATGCGTCCACTGATTATCCCGTTTTTTATCCCCCACGCAGGTTGTCCGCACACCTGCCTCTTTTGTAACCAGCACATGATCTCCGGTGCACAGCAAAGTGTGCCGTCCGCCCGTCAGATATCGGAAACTGTGCAGCAGTGGCTGGGACGCTCCCCTAACAGAGCGGCTGAGGTGGCTTTTTACGGTGGCAGCTTTACCCTGTTACCCCGAAAACAACAGGAGCAACTGCTTGAAGCTGTTCAACCACTGTTAGAACAACAGAAAATTAGAAACATAAGGATTTCAACCAGACCTGACGCGCTTGATGAAGCAGTACTGGCATTTCTTGCAGGCCACAAGGTAACCACCATTGAGGTCGGGGTGCAGTCCCTCGATGATCTGGTCCTGCTGCAGAGCAACAGGGGGCATACTGCCGCAGACAGTATGGCTGCAATTCAGCGTGTCAGGTCTGCCGGGTTTCAGGTCGGGGCACAGTTATTACCTGGCCTGCCCGGAGATACCCGGGCAAAGGCACTGGCCAGCGTGCAGGGTGTCATAGCCGCTGGAGCACAGTTTGTACGCATCTATCCTGCGGTGGTGCTTTCAGGCACCGCACTGGCTGATCAGTACAGGGCAGGCCACTATCAACCGCCGGATCTTGCACAGGGGGTAAAAAACTGTGCCCGGATGTTGCATCTCTGCCTGCAGGCAGGTATACCGGTTATACGAATCGGCTTGCAGGCTGAGGAGGGACTGTCTGCAGAAGGCGCCATCCTGGCCGGGTGCTGGCATCCGGCCCTGGGGCAGCTGGTCAAGGCCCAGCTGTATCACGATCTGGTTCTCACGCTTGCAGAACATTTCAAATCCTTTGACGGGCTGCAGCTGGCCTGCCCCCCTGACCGGCTTTCAGAAGTGCAGGGGCATGCACGAAGCAACCTGCAACGCTGGCAACAGGCAGGTCTGCCAGTAGACCGGATTCTGACCGATCCCGGCCTGAACCATGATCAGATTTGCCTGCAAAACTTACAGCAGAAGAGTATAGGTTCTATTATAACCACAGATATTTACAAGGAGAGTCTTAATGCGCAAGGAATCACTGGTTTTTCTGGAAAAGCTGCTGGCCGCCCCCAGCCCCTCTGGCTATGA
- the tmk gene encoding dTMP kinase — MFITFEGIEGCGKSTQIALLAASLQQAGQRVLLTREPGGCPIADQIRSVLLDAANTALVPMAELMLYAASRAQHLAEVVSPALAEGVIVLCDRFSDATRAYQSFGRGIDRQVIETLNSLACDGISPDLTVLLDCPVETGLGRARQRIDSTSGPREERFELESLAFHQRVRDGYLQLAAEEPGRFVIVDATVQPAQVASAISDAVLSRLAVPV, encoded by the coding sequence ATGTTTATTACCTTTGAAGGCATAGAAGGCTGCGGTAAGAGTACCCAGATTGCACTGCTTGCAGCATCCCTGCAGCAGGCTGGCCAGCGGGTGCTGCTCACCCGTGAACCGGGTGGGTGCCCCATAGCTGACCAGATTCGTAGTGTCTTGCTGGATGCCGCCAACACAGCCCTTGTGCCGATGGCGGAACTGATGCTCTATGCAGCCAGCCGGGCTCAACATCTGGCTGAGGTGGTCAGCCCGGCACTGGCTGAAGGTGTTATTGTGCTCTGTGACCGGTTTAGTGACGCCACCCGTGCCTATCAATCCTTTGGCCGCGGTATAGATCGTCAAGTCATTGAAACCTTGAATAGTCTGGCCTGCGATGGCATTTCCCCGGATCTGACGGTGTTGCTTGACTGTCCGGTTGAGACGGGCCTGGGGCGTGCCAGACAGAGGATTGACTCAACCAGCGGCCCACGGGAAGAACGGTTTGAGCTGGAATCACTGGCCTTTCATCAACGGGTACGGGACGGTTATCTACAGCTTGCAGCTGAAGAGCCGGGCCGCTTTGTGATTGTTGATGCCACTGTTCAGCCGGCGCAAGTTGCCTCGGCTATTTCCGATGCGGTTCTGTCCCGCCTTGCGGTGCCCGTCTAG
- the fabG gene encoding 3-oxoacyl-[acyl-carrier-protein] reductase, producing MPKGKVAVITGASRGIGKSIAFALAAQGATIVAMDMDQAATDATVAELQASGAKALAVVGNVTVAADVERMIDAAVEAFGRVDILVNNAGITRDGLIMRMKDEDWDAVLSVNLKGAFVCTRTAFKVMSKQRYGRIINIASVVGQMGNAGQANYCASKAGLIGLTKSNAREMAKRNVTVNAVAPGFIATAMTDALPEKVREELAAQIPLERLGSADDIANAVVFLASEASAYITGHVLSVNGGMYM from the coding sequence ATGCCAAAAGGAAAAGTAGCTGTCATTACCGGTGCATCACGGGGGATCGGCAAGAGTATCGCCTTTGCACTGGCAGCACAGGGTGCCACTATTGTGGCCATGGATATGGATCAGGCTGCTACCGATGCAACAGTTGCAGAGTTACAGGCAAGCGGTGCCAAGGCCCTGGCCGTTGTTGGCAACGTTACAGTGGCTGCAGACGTAGAGCGGATGATTGATGCGGCTGTTGAGGCCTTTGGCCGGGTTGATATCCTGGTCAATAATGCCGGAATTACCCGTGACGGCCTGATCATGCGGATGAAGGACGAAGATTGGGATGCGGTCCTGAGTGTCAACCTGAAAGGTGCCTTTGTCTGCACCCGTACCGCCTTCAAGGTCATGAGCAAGCAGCGCTATGGCCGGATCATCAATATCGCGTCAGTCGTTGGTCAGATGGGGAATGCCGGCCAGGCCAACTACTGTGCCAGCAAGGCGGGCCTGATCGGTCTGACTAAATCCAATGCCCGAGAGATGGCCAAGCGGAATGTAACCGTTAATGCGGTTGCCCCCGGTTTTATTGCCACTGCCATGACCGACGCACTGCCGGAAAAAGTGCGTGAAGAACTTGCTGCCCAGATCCCTCTGGAGCGACTCGGCTCGGCTGATGATATTGCCAACGCGGTTGTCTTTTTGGCCTCTGAGGCCTCTGCCTACATTACCGGCCATGTGCTTTCGGTGAATGGCGGCATGTATATGTAG
- a CDS encoding M42 family metallopeptidase, with translation MRKESLVFLEKLLAAPSPSGYEQPAQRLFRDYVAPYCQVSSDVLGNVYGFIAGQGKDCPKVMLVGHSDEIGLQVKYIDDKGFLYFAAIGGVDAHLTPGKVVHIHTTDGPLPGVVGKRPIHLMDTKDRETVVKLEAQYIDIGAKDKKEAQKLVRVGDCITFESGFTHLQGDRVASRGFDDKAGSFVVAEVLRLVAAEKKKLPVDLYGVSSVQEEIGLRGGTTSCYTINPDIGICVEVDFATDQPDVERKHNGEVALGKGPILTRGANINHALFELLYATAQKDKIAVQLTANPRATGTDANVMQISRGGVATALVKLPLRYMHTPVEVVSLGDLEQAAKLIVATLKMITDRGTFVPQ, from the coding sequence ATGCGCAAGGAATCACTGGTTTTTCTGGAAAAGCTGCTGGCCGCCCCCAGCCCCTCTGGCTATGAACAGCCCGCCCAGCGACTGTTTCGTGACTACGTTGCTCCCTACTGTCAGGTCAGCAGTGATGTACTGGGTAATGTCTACGGCTTTATTGCAGGTCAGGGCAAGGATTGTCCCAAGGTGATGCTGGTGGGGCATTCCGATGAAATCGGCCTGCAGGTCAAATACATCGATGACAAGGGGTTTCTCTATTTTGCCGCCATTGGCGGGGTTGATGCACATTTAACACCGGGCAAGGTTGTCCATATCCATACGACAGACGGCCCACTTCCCGGTGTTGTCGGCAAGCGCCCGATTCACTTGATGGATACCAAAGATCGCGAAACCGTGGTCAAGCTGGAGGCCCAGTACATTGATATCGGGGCAAAAGACAAGAAAGAGGCCCAAAAACTGGTGCGGGTAGGGGATTGCATCACCTTTGAGAGCGGCTTTACCCACTTGCAGGGCGACCGGGTTGCATCCCGTGGCTTTGATGACAAGGCCGGTTCCTTTGTGGTGGCAGAAGTGTTGCGCCTGGTGGCTGCAGAAAAGAAAAAGCTGCCGGTTGATTTGTACGGCGTGTCATCGGTACAGGAAGAGATCGGCCTACGTGGCGGCACCACCAGCTGTTATACCATCAACCCGGATATCGGCATCTGCGTTGAAGTGGATTTTGCCACAGACCAGCCTGATGTTGAGCGGAAACACAATGGTGAGGTGGCCTTGGGTAAAGGTCCGATCCTGACCCGCGGAGCCAATATCAACCATGCCCTGTTTGAATTGCTGTACGCCACAGCCCAGAAGGACAAGATCGCCGTACAATTAACCGCCAATCCCCGTGCAACCGGCACCGATGCCAATGTAATGCAGATTTCCCGGGGCGGGGTAGCTACTGCCTTGGTAAAACTACCGTTACGCTATATGCATACACCGGTAGAGGTGGTTTCATTGGGAGATCTGGAGCAGGCGGCCAAGCTGATTGTGGCGACGCTGAAGATGATTACCGACCGTGGAACGTTTGTACCGCAATAA
- the fabD gene encoding ACP S-malonyltransferase, translating to MSKTSFLFPGQGSQYAGMGKDLAENFPIARHTFEEADEALGFKLSSLCFNGPEEDLKLTFNTQPAILTASVAALRVVQQETGLQADCVAGHSLGEYSALVCGGALTLADAVRTVRSRGTFMQEAVPVGVGAMAAMLSIEAEELAAICAEAAQGEVVAPANFNSPGQIVIAGHATAVNRTIELAKAKGFRKAMLLPVSAPFHCALMQPAADRLKEVLDCVTIHPLTLPVVTNVEAAANQDAGRVRELLVAQVCAPVRWEQSVHAMINQGVSRFVEIGPGKVLTGLVKRINKEMALVNIEDTAGVKAAV from the coding sequence ATGAGTAAAACATCTTTTTTGTTTCCGGGACAAGGTTCCCAGTATGCCGGTATGGGCAAGGATCTGGCAGAAAATTTTCCCATTGCACGGCACACCTTTGAAGAGGCAGATGAGGCGCTTGGATTCAAGCTCTCCAGTCTCTGTTTCAATGGCCCGGAAGAAGACCTGAAGCTTACCTTTAATACCCAGCCGGCTATCCTTACGGCAAGTGTTGCCGCCCTGCGGGTGGTTCAGCAGGAAACCGGTCTACAAGCCGATTGTGTTGCCGGTCACTCACTGGGTGAATACTCGGCACTGGTCTGTGGTGGTGCACTGACACTGGCGGATGCTGTACGCACTGTGCGTTCCCGCGGTACGTTTATGCAAGAGGCTGTGCCGGTTGGGGTTGGTGCCATGGCAGCCATGCTTTCGATTGAAGCTGAGGAACTTGCTGCCATCTGCGCTGAGGCTGCCCAAGGAGAGGTGGTTGCTCCGGCAAACTTCAACTCCCCCGGACAGATCGTGATTGCCGGACATGCAACTGCAGTAAACAGAACCATTGAGCTGGCAAAGGCCAAAGGGTTCCGCAAGGCCATGCTGCTGCCGGTCAGTGCCCCGTTCCATTGCGCACTGATGCAACCTGCCGCCGACCGCCTGAAAGAGGTGCTGGATTGTGTAACTATTCATCCTCTCACGCTCCCGGTAGTCACCAACGTGGAAGCAGCAGCCAATCAGGACGCCGGCCGGGTGCGTGAACTGCTGGTGGCTCAGGTCTGTGCGCCGGTACGCTGGGAACAGTCTGTACATGCCATGATTAATCAGGGGGTAAGCCGCTTTGTAGAAATTGGACCGGGCAAGGTTTTGACCGGGCTGGTCAAGCGGATCAACAAGGAGATGGCTCTGGTTAATATTGAAGACACGGCCGGTGTAAAGGCTGCGGTTTAA
- a CDS encoding YceD family protein — MKVRTEHIKETVREFSFNEPAESFPVLAAMMAAGECRFTGSVQVALTAERELDHYRVEGTVSVPVQLDCSRCLCSFDRTVFSRFTIFFREGAAVNREEEDEVELEERDLISSSFIGDEIDLMPEIAEQVALEIPLKPLCSESCKGLCPVCGIDLNSSTCSCVSEQKQSKFAVLKDFKVRP, encoded by the coding sequence ATGAAGGTCAGAACCGAACATATCAAGGAAACCGTTCGGGAGTTTTCCTTCAATGAACCGGCAGAGTCATTTCCGGTCCTTGCCGCAATGATGGCTGCTGGTGAGTGTCGTTTTACCGGCTCGGTGCAGGTTGCATTAACAGCCGAACGTGAACTGGACCATTATCGGGTTGAAGGTACGGTCTCTGTGCCGGTGCAGCTGGATTGTTCCCGCTGCCTCTGCAGCTTTGATCGTACAGTTTTTTCACGTTTCACCATTTTCTTCCGGGAAGGCGCTGCTGTAAATCGCGAAGAAGAAGATGAGGTTGAACTGGAAGAACGGGATCTGATCTCAAGCAGTTTTATCGGTGACGAGATTGATCTGATGCCTGAAATCGCGGAACAGGTTGCCCTGGAGATTCCGCTGAAGCCGCTCTGCTCAGAAAGTTGCAAGGGGCTATGCCCCGTCTGCGGCATTGATCTGAACAGCAGTACCTGTAGTTGTGTCAGTGAACAGAAACAATCAAAATTTGCTGTTTTAAAGGACTTCAAAGTCCGCCCATAA
- the fabZ gene encoding 3-hydroxyacyl-ACP dehydratase FabZ, with protein MLDINQIMKILPHRHPFLMVDRILEIEVGKRIVGLKNVTINEPFFPGHFPGHPVMPGVLIIEAMAQVAGILAYQSDESVRDKVTYFTGIDNARFRKPVMPGDQLRFEIEATGCKRGIWFFSAKALVDGKVVTEAELKATFADKQS; from the coding sequence ATGCTTGATATTAATCAGATTATGAAGATATTGCCCCACCGTCATCCCTTTTTGATGGTTGACCGTATTCTTGAAATCGAGGTTGGCAAGCGGATTGTCGGTCTTAAGAACGTTACCATTAACGAGCCGTTTTTTCCTGGTCACTTCCCGGGTCACCCGGTTATGCCGGGGGTTCTGATTATCGAGGCGATGGCCCAGGTGGCCGGAATTCTGGCCTATCAATCAGATGAGAGCGTACGGGACAAGGTGACCTATTTTACCGGTATTGATAATGCCCGCTTCCGTAAGCCGGTTATGCCGGGTGACCAACTTCGTTTTGAGATCGAGGCCACCGGTTGCAAGCGTGGTATCTGGTTCTTTAGTGCCAAGGCTCTGGTTGATGGTAAAGTTGTGACCGAAGCAGAGTTGAAGGCAACCTTTGCAGATAAGCAATCCTGA
- the acpP gene encoding acyl carrier protein → MSDVAKRVKEIIAEQLGVDEAQAVSEASFMDDLGADSLDTVELVMALEEEFDIEIPDEDAEKIQTVQDAIDYITEHT, encoded by the coding sequence ATGTCTGATGTAGCTAAAAGAGTAAAAGAAATTATCGCCGAGCAGCTGGGAGTTGACGAGGCACAGGCTGTTTCCGAGGCATCCTTCATGGATGATCTGGGTGCAGACTCCCTTGACACCGTTGAGCTGGTTATGGCTCTTGAAGAGGAATTCGATATTGAGATCCCCGATGAGGATGCTGAGAAGATCCAGACCGTTCAGGATGCTATTGATTACATCACTGAGCACACCTAG